ggctttttttctcttctttacagtatttttttttctttaccaaaattacatttacttctgttttctaaaaatgaaaataaaaatgtttcgGTAAAGTACTTTCATATTTTGTGCAACCCATCCTAAGTATATTCAAGTCATGATGCATCTTCtaaacacaaggaaaacaacaactCTGTATGGTTTCTGTTCCTACTGAAGAAACAATGTGGCTAAGTACAATGAGCTTTAGTCTACGCTCATCTATGCATTATAAAGTAGTTGTTTAAAGTTTAGTACACTACATCTctaaaaaattttgaaaatagtagGTTTATATAGACATAGTCACAACAAGTATAAAGGTAATGGGTTTAACATATGAATCTAATTAAGTCAGTCAGGCTTGTAGCTGTAAAAATTAGTTATATGAAGAGACTACTTGCATTTTAGACACAAGGATAAGTATAGAGGCTGGCATTTGTAAgattcaaaatatttgcaaatttttACTGGGAATACTTAAAAGCTCAAACTtattcaaattcattttctgctgagcagaaacttatttttaaaagcatcatTGTGCAGTCTCAATGGTTTTATTCAATACACCTTCACAAACAGAATGAATTCTAATTGTATAAATTTGCCATTTCTAAGCATTTATGTCTgagttttttctttgaatgcaCACAGAGATCTCATTGGTTTCAGAGGAAATAGTGTGCATGCACCTGGTAACAGACTTCTCTGTATTATAGTCAGGAGGAGGTTGGCCTGGCAGCATAATTGATATGAGTTTTGAATGACTTAGTTCTTCAAGACTGGGCTCTGTacttggaaaatgaaaatagaggCTAACTCCaaaagatatttatatatagcgAGCAATGATTCCCATACTAAATCTAGTTCTGTAACTCAGTCAAAAGGGTTCAGCTAACATCATAAACCATGAGAGTGAAGCTCAAACAGTTTATGAATAGCAACTGTCACACAGATTGAATCTCTTCTTTGCTATTCAGTCAAGGGGTATTTGTTATTGCTTATAATATTTAGAAAGTCATTTTTGGAATTGAGGTATTGAAAGTCtcacagataaaaatattttataaaatattaaccAGCATAATAGAAAGACACATTGGGTgctcattttatttaaacatttaattttcagaggAGTCcttcagggcagcagcaggaatgtcatacatattattaaaaatgagaagaattATAATAGAATGGACTTAGAGAACAATGACATGATAAAGGATCCCAAAGcatatgcagaaaatgaaaggtcCAAGCAAACAAGCAGCCCTGTTTTAACACATGCAGTCAAATTTTAAATTGCCAGCAGCTTTTCAACTAGGTATATATttacacatgcatatatatatatttgtgtatgtatACTGATGTATGTATAATAGACATCCTCACTAGTTTTGCATGGGAACTACATGAAAACTTCATGTCTTATGCTGGAGAAAACattctgccttttctctttctagaGCTTGGCTAATAGTTAACAAGCAAGCTGGCAAAGTTAATAGTAAATAAGGTTAATAATATGATAATTGAGTAAACAATAGGTTCTTAGATATTCCATATTTATTATGGATTTCTCATTAGGTCATTTAGGGACAGAGTTAACATATCATTAATGAAGACTCATACACTGGAAAAGTCATCTGTTGTGAAGAACTACTATATTACTCCTTATGGCCAgatatttccagaaaaaaaaaaaaaaatcagtctacAAAACTGATTAGGAAAGAAGTTACTGAAGTTTCTGAAGTTACAAAATGTTAGTTGAAGACAGACATTAAAAGTTGATTTGCCACGTGACAGTGGCCCTTTGTCTTAATAAGATTGCATTAGAAGACGgttacaaatacttttttttttttttttctatcagctTCTTTATTGAAGCTGCACTAGTTTCTGGAGCCATTTTCCCTGCACAAAAGTTAtgatgtcatttttattttagatttactTCTAGCTAGAGCTAGAGAAGACTATGGGAATTTTCCTTCTAAGTTGCAACTACCATCATCCTTTTATCATAGGAACAATTAACCACGTCTAACAAAAGCCCTGTCAAAAGCATATATTCATAAGAGACCAATACCTGCAACTGTTTCAGTTTAAGAGCACCAGATATAAAGTGCcaacacctttaaaaaaaagatctgtttttcaTCTGGCACATATTCAACATTTCCTTCAGCAGTGCTGTAAATTTAAACTCACCCTGTAACTACATGATTACAAGATCAGCTGTAAAAGAAGTTGAAGAAGTATGTAGTTGGGGTTAAAGCTCACTGTCATTTGGTGCACCTCTTATTCATGATTAAATGTAATGTGAAACTGcacttttattgaaaaaaaaaagaatataaataatataaattcaCATATAATATTGAACCTACTCATACCAATATGTGATTGAATTAGCAAATTTAAGACCAAGGTTACTTAACcaaaatctttcaaatacagtcaccagaaaaacagatttcatgGCTACAATCATTTGGTTAGGCTCACCACAAGGCTAGGCgatattttatttcctaacagagataaaaagtaaaactgaaTTTAAGTAAATAATACAAACTTTTAGACTATGCTCATGAATGAAACAACAGAGTGCATATAGGTAATTTTTCTGATATGAATAAGCAGATTTTCCCTATTTTAATGTGGTCATGTCATagagggttttgttgttttgttttatttttctgtctttatatgAAAATGGTGGCAAATCAGAGGATTTTggaacatttaaaataacatcaGTAAAGAGATAAGCCTGGAAATACAAAGGTCTAGAAATGAGATTTACTGATTCTAAGAAAGTTCATAAAACACATTGTCTAAAATATTATAATCCCAGGGAAGGCTTCTCTGCATATCATATTAACCAATTTAAGAGTGGCCTCTCCCACCCCAACCCCCAATAGCCTATGTATTCAGTTTCATTTTAGTGTAGAGAGACAGACATCTAAATGAAAATCTAGTCCTTCAGCTAGTTTTTTCATACTCCACTGAATGAATACGATGCTACCATCAGGGCTCTCTGTGCACTGGAAAGATCTACAAGCTCTTCCCCCACTTCTTAAGGCTTTGCTGCTTACATTCAAGATAGCTCTGATAAGGTGAACCTCAGATCAGATGTCTGGGAGAAATGGGAAGTTAATGATGAAACACTGAGGAGGCTCATCTGAGACTTCAGCCCCTGACTTGGGAACTTCATTTAAGCGCTGGCCTGTGCCTGGATGGGCCTCAACTGACCCTGGACTCCTGCCTTGCTCTGCTCAGCAGACCACTGGGGGCTGCACTGGTGGTGAGGGCACTCTTGGctccccacaccctgccccctgtgttgtggtttcactTGACAGGCAGCTCAGCAACACAAAACCATTTGCTCACTCCCTCCTAATCCCCcaagtgggatgggggagagaaatggaaaaaaaggttaaaaaatcatgagttgaaataaagacagcttaacaggacagaaaaggaaggaaaaataacaataatgataacgatgataaaagaatatacaaagcaagtgatgcacagtgcaattgctcaccacctgctgaccaatgcccagacAGTCTAAGAGCAGTGTCCCTGCCCCCAGCCAACTCCCCACAGTTTTActgttcagcatgacaccacatggtatgggatatccctttggccagtttctGTCAGTTGTCCTAGCTGTGTCCCCATCAGCTCCTTGTGCACACCCAGCCTctttgctggcagggcagcatcaGAAACTGAAAAGGCCTTGGCTCTGCGTAACCACTGCTCTGCAACTAAACCATCAGTGTCatatcagcattattttcatcctaaatccaaatcacagcatcataccagctactaggaagaaattTAACTCTGTCCCACTTGAAACCAGGACACCCTGGCAGCTGAAAGGGACAAGGCTTCCCTGTGTGGAATCCTGTCCACAGAATCCTGTCTTCCAGAGAtaagtacatttaaaaatacagtcttCCCACCTTTCCTCAAAACCTTTCCTAGAATATCTTTTTGGTTGTGTCAGTTgaccagaaagcagaaattaatttgGGGGTCTTTACAGGTTATCTCTGACAAAAAATACAGTTGGCTGTGCCTCACCGCTCCTTCAGAAGATGAATTAAGTGCAAATAGCTGGATACAAAGGGCCAGGTCACAGGGCCAACGATTGGCACAATATTACTCATACTATTAAATTGGTAGTGTGGCCTCCTGAAAGCATTTGGCACAGGCCAACTACTATTCTTCCATACAGTGCAGGGATTAAAATGGGTTCAGAATAATTCTTAATAGGCTTGGATGCAGCTACCCAGTTTCAGAGTTTGTAGAGTTCAGCTGAGCAGGTATATAGTTACAATATCCCTCATGGCCAGAAAACAGCCCCTGGCCAATtttacttataaaaaaaaaaaaaaaaaaagtggctttgtgaatgaaaaaatcacaaaaccagCAAAGTCAGTAAATGAGCAGAAAAGAGGCAAAGGGAAAATCTGTGGCCATAGTTATCTTCTTCAGtaaattttgacattttatattTCACCATAATTGggcaaaaaaatataaaagatctCCAAAATCAAGATCATAATCTCTGTAGATTTCTAAACTAGATAGCTGTAGAAAAAGTGTCATTCCTATTACAGGGCTGGAAGGGCACACTTTTACCTAGATTGTCCCAAAACTGGACATTTTGGCCTTGTCTTGGTATGTGGGCAATTTGTGTGCAAAGCTATTTGCAAAAAGAGCAACTCTACCATCTACACCAGTTGTGGTCCAGATCACAGGTTTCTCAAAGGACTAACATGTCTCTGATGCCTTAGGTATACCAATGTTGTAAAGAAGGTATAATGGGGACAAATAATTTGAATGTGTAGTTGAACTACAGCTGGAGTACATCATTTTAGAGAACTTCAGGTGAAGAAGATCCTTTCTAGTACCTGTTATGTCAAAGTGCCTATGTGCAGACCAGACGGCAATCTGAAATAAAGATGAGTTTCTGGACATCTGAGATTCAATATTACCAGAACTGCAATTGACATATATCTGTGATCTAGAAAAATTTTATAATACATAGGCAAGTTCCTACCCTTGTCATGAATTTTTTATCTCTGGTTATTTACAGAAACATACATTCCCAaattttttctgtacaaatgTTCTAATTCAAATTAAGAGAATTTTCAGCTCCATTTTTAGCAACAGAGGCCCAAGGCTCCAAAGCTTAGCTCAAGGCAAGATGatgagaacatttaaaaaacaagttttgaaaaataagctACTGGGCATCTATTTTGTTACATATTTGAAAAGAGTTTTCACTGTATTAAATTAAACGTAAatgcaaaagtgaaaaaatgccAAGGATGGAAAAaggcacaaaaggaaaaaataacaattaaaaatgtagGTTCACTGCCTTAGAGTAGACAAGGATAAAGCCAGTGCTGGTGATATCAGGTTTATTTCCTATGTCTAGTgtaagggaaaaagaaaagaaaaaagaaaaaaaaaaaagttagctttAATGACACTGGACTAATGCCAAATTCCCATGTCCTGGTGCAAGATGAGGTTGTGACCCTGGTTAATGAGACTGAAGTTGGTGAACACAAGTGTAAGCAGCATGACACTGCACTGCTAGTGCCATGGTCTGAGAGCAGCGAAGCTTTCACTAACTGCCATGCTAAATAAGCATCCATGAACTCCCAAAACTAAAATGCCTAAAGGGGATGATAAACATATTAATCAAAATAACTCAAGTATTCCCAGTAGGCTATGACAATTCACTTCTGTGAACACTGTGTACTCCTGTTGTAACATCATTTAACATCAACAGAAGCCTTCAAACTGAGAGAATTATTTCAAGATATTGGTTTGCataatttctgtgatttttctgtagTGTCCTTTAATGACAGTTTTATATAACTATGTTTATActgggatttgttttgttttgttttgttttatggcacATTCTTAACACTTTCCATAATTTAAAATTGGGATTGgagagaaactgagaaaaaaaatccttcttgaTGGACAGGGGAAGAGCATGAAGCACTGATGAGACAGACTGTGCAGACAGAATTGAAATGTAATGAGAAAATGGGTGTTGAAGGTGTGCTGAATAGAGGTCATGGAGAGATGTGGATTGTACTGGATTGTAAGTGCTTCCACAAGAGATGGGGTACACTCACTGAGCAGACTTGCAAAGGCATGGGAAACACATAGAAAATGGTTAAAATTTGGCAGGAGCTATTCCACCTGGTTAGAAATGCAGATCCTTTCTTAGATCCAGACTCCTTCCTTCTGCACTATGCAGGTTACTGAAGCAATCTGTTCTCCACTATTTTGCatggaaaagatgaaataatgTATTGTTTGTTTAGAACTGTCTAAAAATTACTCCACATAGCCTTGATGATTGGCAAATGTGGGAAGTGTGAATTGTGTGAACGCAACCTAAAAAGatgcagacaggaaaaaaaaatatataaactgtttataaaacagaaactgCTGATAAAAGATGTATCTGTGGAAAATGCCTTCAACTTAGACTAGATTTAACAATGAAGCACATTAactattatattaaaaaaaaaaatctaaacactGTTTTACAGCCTAAACTATAAACCTATTAGAGTGTTTTCATAACTTAATTTAAAAGTTGCATTTGATGAAGGTCATGCCATAAAAGAACATATAATTTCTGACAATCATTAGAAAAGCATTTACACAGTTTCAGAGATTATTAACATCCGTTATGTTTAGCCCTGTGAAACTTTCAAATGCGTATATTCAGGTAGAATCCTTTTCTTCTATGTAcgtttttctttcaaattcacTTTGTAGTTCTACAGACCCCTGAATGCTGCATCTTTAACTGCTGTAAACCAGCAGTTTACAGACTCCAATGAGTCTGAGACTGTAGTCCCAGCATTTATGAGACATGGGAAGTCTTTAACCATCAACAGAATCATGTAATTGCcacaatgaaaaataactgatgTCAGTCTTAGAATGTCATACCACTGAACacacctttatttcttttccatgtgtGTTCTGATGTCTTTGCATATGttaaaaaattaatgagaaaaaaaatgttgttcttgAAAGATAGTCATATAAATGtttgaatggaaaaagaaagggctCATTCAAAGTAAacacatatttaagaaaaacagcatttgacCTATACAAATTTAACTATGCAACCCGTACCATGAAAACCAGGAAATCACTATGTTTATTTAAAGGCGTATGCCCCTCTATCATTAGCATAAACTGTTGGCATTACTGTTCTCAGTTAATCAAGCCCAAAGACTGGACTGGAAGTCTAAGACAGGGAGTCAGAAGTGAAGATGGATAGTATCAACAAGCACTGTAAGCAGAAATACTTATCTCTGTATGACAAACCTATTTCCACTGTGAAGAAAGTGGTAAATTTACTTCTAGATAAAAATGGTACTTTAATATGATTCACATATGAATCTAATAATTACATTCGGTTTTTTTCATggagtgttttaaaatatttaggttCTTATTTCTTAGAAGTTTTCATTAGAGCACTCGGAAGAATGAGGCTACAATCCCATCACTAACACAGCCCTACAGGCAAACTGTGGTCAAATCAACTAATCATTCTCGAGCTTCGTTTCCATAATGTGCAAATTTACGTGCAAAAGTGTGTATTGGCATTAACCACTACAGACAGATTTTGGATTTCATATATTTTAGGAAGGGATGGACTGCTACCTTCAGGCAGCCTGATCTTTTACGTAAGTCACGCCACAGCATGTCTTCTAGTCAGTTCTGAGGACAACCCactactgctgctgcagccaggtgcGCAAAGACAACCACAGGTGGAGTCACCTCACCTAACACTGTCTCAACATTTCAATATCCCGTCTAGGCGATGGTAAGAGACACCTCCTTAGGGCAATTCACCCCTTCCTAAAACAGGCTGAGCAATAGGCAAGAGGAACAGCCTTATGGAAACGCCAGCCTCCCTTGACCAGGGGGGACTTAAAATTACACAGGTACGACTTGAGGTGTCTAAAGTTGGGTGAGAGGGATCTGATCTTCTCCCTTGAGTGATGCAGTAAGTCTTGGACACGCGCGACCCTCCAGCAAAGCCATCTTCCTTATTATAGAAATAGATAcgtatatattttccttttgcagcgGCGGTGGGGCACTCTCTTTgaaccccttcccctccaacaAGCCCCTCCTCCACCCGGTACCGAGCCTCCCCTCGGTgtcgcagccccggggccggcggcgcccGGCCAGACAGTGCCTCCGCCGATCCCCGGTACCGGTGGTACCGGTACCGCCGCCAccgggcgcggcgcggccgcgGCCAatgagcggggccggggcgggttCGGGAGCGGCGCCGCCGGTACTTAGGCTCGCCGGAGGGGCCGGGCAGCCCACAGCCGAGCGGGGAGGAGCGGGCGGAGGAGCCGGGCGCGCAGCGAGGAGGACGGAGCTCACCTCCTCTGCGGCGCCCATGGGGACAGGACGACTttaaaggagtttttttttttttttttcttcgaaGGGGGGTGTTCTGGAGCTGGGAGACCACGGGTAcggaggggagagagaggggctGTTTGGAGGCGGGGGGTGCTTATTGCGTATTCTTTATCTgcttatgctttattttttttctcggAGAGCCAGCCGCCTGCTCTTATGCAGCGCTGCTCGGCTGCGAGCGGGCTCGGGACCCTCGGGGCAGCCCTTTCCCTTGCGGAGGATCCCGGGGCAGCTCCGTTCCCCGGGTTGAGCTGGGGGGAGGCGAGGAGCCGCCTGCTTCCCCCGGCAGCAGCGGGACCCGGGCCCGGGAGCTCCGGGACCGCGGGACTCGGGCAGCACCGCCCGGAGAGCGCCGCGGAGCCGGGGCTGTGCCCTGCACCccgagggcaggagggaagaatCCGCACCGGGAgttcccccaccaccaccctttgCACGGAACGGAAGGGATGGAGTGGGGGAGGGATGAGGAATCGCTGAAATCTTTTGTgtttgtcttgattttttttttcttcctttccttcccttcgTTTGcgccctccttcccctctcttgTTCTCTCTGTCCCTGCCCACTCCACCCTTCCTCCAGATCCGGCAATTCCTGCCCTCGCCTCGCCCTGTCATTGATGGGAAATCAACTGGATCGCATCACCCACCTGAATTACAGCGAGCTGCCGACCGGGGACCCCTCGGGGATCGAGAAAGACGAGCTGCGCGTCGGGGTGGCTTACTTCTTTTCGGATGAGGAGGAGGACCTGGACGAGCGAGGCCAGCCAGACAAGTACAGCGTGAAGGGCTCCGGCAGCCCTGGCCAGGAGACGCCcacccaccacctccaccaccagcTGGTGCTGAACGAGACCCAGTTCTCCGCTTTCCGCGGCCAGGAATGCATCTTCTCCAAGGTCAGCAGCGGCCCCCAGGCTGGAGACCTCAGCGTCTACTCGGTGTCAGCGCTGCCTGCCCTCTGCAAGCCGGGggacctgctggagctgctgtaCCTGGGGCCGTCGGAGCATCCTCCGCCGCACTGGGCAGTGTACGTGGGCAGCGGGCAGATCATCCACCTGCACCAGGGGCAGATCCGCCAGGACAGCTTGTACGAGGCGGCCGCGGGCAACGTGGGCCGGGTGGTGAATAGCTGGTACCGCTTTCGCCCGCTGGTGGCTGAGCTGGTGGTGCAAAACGCCTGCGGGCACCTGGGCTTAAAAAGCGACGAGATCTGCTGGACTAACTCCGAGAGCTTCGCCGCCTGGTGCCGCTTCGGGAAAAGGGAGTTCAAAGccgggggggagctgcaggctgctgccggcacccagcaccagcagcaataCCATCTCAAGATCCACTTAGCAGAGAACAAGGTGCACACGGTGAGGTTCCACAGCCTGGAGGATCTAATACGTGAGAAGCGCAGGATCGATGCCAGTGGCAAACTGAGGGTGATCAAAGACCTGGCTATAGTGGATGAGAAAGAATAACGAGCAGCAGGGGTACATGGCTATCTCTTCCTTCTGCCCTGTCTGGGGAGACCAGCCTGCCACAGAGACAGGAGGCTGCACCCTCTTTCCATGGGACGCGACTGGAAGCAAGATCCATGGCGACATTCCAAAAAACCAGCATTCTTTACACCCATAGCCAgtattttgtttggcttttaatAGCATTAATGCTGAAAGAGTGcaagagggagaagaagaagaagagaggggGGAGGTGCACGAAAGCTGTTTGCAGAGTATGTGGACAAAGTCTCTACTGTCGATCGATGTTGACCATTCTAGCAACATGCtaataaaatttcaaattgaaattttttttaatttttatttcatggcTTTAATCCATGATGAGTTTTAAACATTGGGGGCCATGGATGTGGATTTAGCTAAATGAAATTTTAGCTAACATTTGCCGTGCAGTCAACCAAAAGCATCAGTCATACTTTGCTAGCTgaaaggggtggggggtggggggctctaAATGcctatatattttgtttcttggcACTGTTGCTTCAGCCTGTAGCTGCAACCCAGATTTTGTCCCAGACAACTCTAGCAAGATCCTAACGggggaaaatgttttcacatttctggTTGAAAttgattacattttaaatacttgtattttctgtctgcttttctctgctaaATGTCATCATGATACATAAGCAAGCTGTTTCaacctctttccctttccttttttcatgaaaaagttGGTTAGCAGttgttttcttgaaattaaattCATTGGTTGAAGGTGTATTTTGGAGAATAGTATACTCTGTTTCTCCTCAGAGATCCAGCCTCTAGGATCTCATGTTTGAGCTGTGGATTTGTATCACTGTAGTGATTCTTATTGCACCACTGCCTCAATACCTCTTCGTGCACAGGTCAACAGGAtcctacaagaaaaaaataggcttGAATTCTGCATGTTGCCTCTTTCAAACAGAAACTTATCACATATTTACAATTCCACTTAAAGAAAATAGATGTAACATGGCCAAgttcattttgcatttcaaattccAAGCAACTAAAAATCCTATTCAGGCTAAGTTTGGAAATCCACAGCTgcatttaaaagatgccttttaATGTGATGTGAGCAATGCCTTGATTGTATTTCAGATCCTATTGTCCCACTGCTTAGTTCTTCAGTTCTGAAGTAAAAGATCAAAATATTAAGTATAcataaaatctaaaataagtATACTAGGCCATTTCTAAATCTgtctattctatttttattactcTAAGCTGCGTAAAGGTTATAATAAGCAATTTGTCTTTGCATGtttcagtgctggaaaaaaaagggatttgttttttttccctcttcccacGTCAATGTCAGATGGCATAATAGAAGTAACATCCCTCTTCTGTGTATACAAGACACTCCACCCCCTATCAATGTACTGTGTCCTGGCTCCTTTTTGTATTAAACAATGTCATTGTtgcaacagtaatttattttctacaaagGGTTTACCTCCCATAGTTGAAGCTGTGAAGGTGGAGTGTAGTTCACCATAATAA
This genomic stretch from Anser cygnoides isolate HZ-2024a breed goose chromosome 3, Taihu_goose_T2T_genome, whole genome shotgun sequence harbors:
- the LRATD1 gene encoding protein LRATD1, whose protein sequence is MGNQLDRITHLNYSELPTGDPSGIEKDELRVGVAYFFSDEEEDLDERGQPDKYSVKGSGSPGQETPTHHLHHQLVLNETQFSAFRGQECIFSKVSSGPQAGDLSVYSVSALPALCKPGDLLELLYLGPSEHPPPHWAVYVGSGQIIHLHQGQIRQDSLYEAAAGNVGRVVNSWYRFRPLVAELVVQNACGHLGLKSDEICWTNSESFAAWCRFGKREFKAGGELQAAAGTQHQQQYHLKIHLAENKVHTVRFHSLEDLIREKRRIDASGKLRVIKDLAIVDEKE